The DNA sequence TACGCAGGTTTTCGGGCAGCAATGGATCTCGCATCACGGTCATTTTGACGATGGGGCTCATCCGCTGACATCCGTTTCTCCCTTAGCGGAAACCAAGCATCCCATCTTGACGGGGGTAGAACCATTCGAAGCATATTCGTGGCTATATCACGTAGATGGCGGCAAATGGAAGCTATTCGGAGATTGCAAACCGATCCTCACGGGGCATTCTCTCAAGTCCAATCACGAGATGAAAGGGCGTTTGGACAAATTTCCGCTTGACAACCCAGTCGCTTGGACCAAGACCTACACCGGCGAAAGTGGCATTCCAGCCAAGGTGTTTTTCACGACTTTGGGGCATCCATACGATTGGCGGATTCCCTATATGCGTCGGCTGGCGTTGAATGGAATTGCATGGACGCTCGATCTGCCGATTTCTCCAGATTTCTCGGTGGAATTCGCAGCACCTTATGAACCGAACAATTCCGGATTTGGCGATCGATTCAAACCCAATCAAAGGCCAGTGCAGATATCTGGGCTTGAATGAGAATTTGGGCGTGCCCCTTGATTCGCCAAAACCATGGTGTCATTCTGAAAAATCTGAAGGGTTGACTCCTGCGATGGGGATTTATTCAGAATCAGAGAATGGATGCATGTGCGAGATCCTGAATCGCCCACCAACGCTGTAGGCCTCGACTAGCGCCGTTCAGGATGACATGTAGGATTGGCGTTCCCATCTACCTCCCAAACCCATATTTCCTTAAGGGAATGGTAAATCCCTGCTCCATCTCCATGTGCGGATGGCCTGCGGGGCGTGAGGTGCTTGGAGGGTTCAGTCGGTGGTGTGTTTCATCCATACTGAGCATTCAGGAAGTCTACGTGGAAACATTTTTTGAGGAGAACCATTTTTCACTCCGACCGGAGCGCCAGCGAAGCCCGGAAAGGATCCCCGGATCGAGTCCGGGGCAAGCGACCCGACGACTCATTTGCCCAGAAGAGACATTCATATCCAGTACGCCGAGGCACGCCCAAATAATCCCAAGCATCTACCGAAATGCCAAACCTTGGCTAGTGATTCGCATTTTGCAATTCAACGCCAAAATCCTCGCTATCGTCCAAAATGCCTATCTTCGAGGCAAAATTCTCCCATGGCATCGCAATCCCGCCTTCTGTTGATTTTTGTAAAAGATCCCATTCCCGGTCAAGTTAAAACGCGTTTGGCGGCCGATATTGGGCATGAAAAGGCATTGGCGGTCTATCGTGAATTGCTGGCTCACACAAGACGATTGGCGGCATCCGTGGATGCACATCCTTGGGTTTGGTACGGCAATCGAGTTCCGGAGAATGACCTGTGGTCGGAAGCTGGGTTTGAGCGGACCTTGCAAACGGGAGATGATCTGGGCGAGCGAATGGAGCTTGCATTTGCGGATGGGTTTGAACGGGGCTTTCGGGAAATCTGCATCATCGGTTCAGATTGCGCCCAGCTCACTGCCGAGATTCTGACGGACGCATTTGACCAGCTGACCAAGCAGGATGCGGTGATCGGACCAGCCCAAGATGGGGGCTATTACCTCATCGGAATGAACCGCCTCCACGCTGGGGTTTTTCGAGGAAAGACTTGGAGTACGGATACGGTTTTTGAGGAAACGGTGGCTGATTTGCAATCTGCGAACCTCTCCATTCATCAGCTTCCCACGTTATCTGACGTCGATCATGCGTCGGATCTACGGGGTACATTTCTCGAATCATATTTGACGAGCGAATC is a window from the Pontibacter sp. G13 genome containing:
- a CDS encoding ThuA domain-containing protein; this encodes MKLLFMLLPFLVLWGCAMQPSQSNKAPHIVFVIGDEEYRSEESMPMLAQIAKRELGAEISLCYSVDSAGFIDPNRLDHIQGLEALETADLMVMFTRFRALPSQELAMITDYVESGRPIMGFRTSTHAFKYKADSAFFHMNDEWPTQVFGQQWISHHGHFDDGAHPLTSVSPLAETKHPILTGVEPFEAYSWLYHVDGGKWKLFGDCKPILTGHSLKSNHEMKGRLDKFPLDNPVAWTKTYTGESGIPAKVFFTTLGHPYDWRIPYMRRLALNGIAWTLDLPISPDFSVEFAAPYEPNNSGFGDRFKPNQRPVQISGLE
- a CDS encoding TIGR04282 family arsenosugar biosynthesis glycosyltransferase, which codes for MASQSRLLLIFVKDPIPGQVKTRLAADIGHEKALAVYRELLAHTRRLAASVDAHPWVWYGNRVPENDLWSEAGFERTLQTGDDLGERMELAFADGFERGFREICIIGSDCAQLTAEILTDAFDQLTKQDAVIGPAQDGGYYLIGMNRLHAGVFRGKTWSTDTVFEETVADLQSANLSIHQLPTLSDVDHASDLRGTFLESYLTSESDMKDILDKLNHGDKRSLEGVEEVLAMAESQPELLPVLFDGMYDPRPLVRMRAADIVEKLTKKNYSLLAPFKDRLIGDLGKFRLDEDTQMSIPILLGRLQLEGNEVPLVVDNLIDWLYDTPKKFVKVFCMQSMVDQALKHPWLLEEVEMIVQSQMEEGTNAIKARGRHLLKAIDRYRTKTKDSQ